From a single Populus nigra chromosome 18, ddPopNigr1.1, whole genome shotgun sequence genomic region:
- the LOC133678690 gene encoding protein TRANSPARENT TESTA GLABRA 1-like, whose amino-acid sequence MENSTQESHLRSENTVTYESPYPLYAMAISSTASRTNQYQRIALGSFIEDYNNRIDIVSFDPETLSIKTHQNLSVEHPYPPTKLMFSPSSLHKSNDLLASSGDYLRLWEVRDSASVEPLLVLNNSKTSEFCAPLTSFDWNDIEPKRIGTCSIDTTCTIWDIEKGVVETQLIAHDKEVHDIAWGEARVFASVSADGSVRIFDLRDKEHSTIIYESPRPDTPLLRLAWNKQDLRYMATILMDSNKVVILDIRSPTIPVAELERHMASVNAIAWAPQSCRHICSAGDDSQALIWELPTVAGPNGIDPMSMCSATSEINQLRWSAALPDWIAIAFSNKMQLLKV is encoded by the coding sequence ATGGAGAATTCAACCCAAGAATCCCACCTAAGATCAGAAAACACTGTAACATATGAATCCCCATACCCTCTCTATGCCATGGCAATCTCTTCAACCGCATCTCGCACGAACCAATACCAGCGGATTGCCTTAGGTAGCTTCATTGAAGACTACAACAACCGTATAGACATCGTCTCTTTTGACCCTGAAACCCTCTCTATCAAAACCCACCAAAATCTCTCTGTTGAGCACCCTTATCCACCCACAAAGCTCATGTTTAGCCCTTCATCTCTTCACAAGTCCAATGACCTCTTAGCCTCTTCTGGTGACTATCTTCGATTGTGGGAAGTTAGAGACTCTGCTTCTGTTGAGCCTCTTTTGGTGCTTAACAATAGTAAGACAAGTGAGTTTTGTGCCCCTTTAACTTCTTTTGACTGGAATGATATTGAACCTAAGAGAATTGGTACTTGTAGTATTGATACAACTTGTACTATTTGGGATATTGAAAAGGGTGTTGTTGAAACACAACTTATAGCTCATGATAAAGAGGTTCATGATATTGCTTGGGGAGAAGCAAGGGTTTTTGCTTCAGTTTCTGCTGATGGGTCAGTTAGGATTTTTGACTTAAGAGATAAGGAACATTCTACTATTATATATGAGAGTCCTAGACCTGATACACCCTTGTTGAGGTTGGCTTGGAACAAACAGGACTTGAGGTATATGGCTACAATATTGATGGATAGTAATAAAGTTGTGATCTTGGATATTAGGTCTCCAACAATCCCTGTTGCTGAGTTGGAGAGGCATATGGCGAGTGTCAATGCTATTGCTTGGGCTCCGCAGAGTTGTAGGCATATTTGCTCTGCTGGTGATGATTCACAGGCACTTATTTGGGAGTTACCTACTGTGGCTGGGCCTAATGGGATTGATCCAATGTCAATGTGCTCTGCTACTTCTGAAATTAACCAGCTTCGATGGTCTGCTGCACTGCCTGATTGGATTGCTATCGCGTTTTCAAACAAAATGCAGCTTTTAAAAGTTTGA